In one Silene latifolia isolate original U9 population chromosome 10, ASM4854445v1, whole genome shotgun sequence genomic region, the following are encoded:
- the LOC141608368 gene encoding uncharacterized protein LOC141608368: MGDFNQVEFGCDKLSMNTRSIVGAYDFNLWRISNQLVDIPFKGPRFTWCNNRQGPKRVYERIDRALGSKDWFSLFPNTGIKHYPIQLLDHAPIELDLHLTRNVSKKPYKLDARVFTYEECISIIRDAWRFQFWGTPSFQVARKCSRVRQHVKRWALDKRLEWKQTWDNFDIELERGMDLAIREGDDSLYTKTNERVREFARAAAVFWKQRAKLKWMVEGDTCTKYFFNWVKGRAGRNC, translated from the coding sequence ATGGGTGATTTTAATCAAGTAGAATTTGGATGTGATAAGTTGAGTATGAATACAAGGTCAATTGTTGGAGCTTATGACTTTAATTTATGGAGGATCTCTAATCAACTAGTTGATATACCATTCAAAGGTCCGCGCTTTACGTGGTGCAATAATAGGCAAGGACCAAAGAGGGTTTATGAGAGAATTGATCGTGCACTTGGATCGAAGGATTGGTTTTCTCTTTTTCCGAATACGGGTATTAAACATTATCCAATTCAACTTTTGGATCATGCTCCAATTGAGTTGGACCTTCATCTTACGCGTAATGTGAGTAAAAAACCGTATAAGCTTGACGCGCGGGTTTTCACATATGAGGAATGTATCTCCATCATTAGGGATGCATGGCGCTTCCAATTTTGGGGAACTCCGTCTTTTCAAGTTGCAAGGAAGTGTTCAAGGGTACGACAACATGTTAAAAGATGGGCACTTGATAAACGACTAGAATGGAAGCAAACTTGGGATAATTTCGATATTGAGTTGGAACGGGGAATGGATTTGGCAATTAGGGAAGGAGATGACTCTTTGTATACTAAAACGAATGAGAGGGTACGGGAATTTGCGAGAGCGGCAGCGGTATTTTGGAAACAACGGGCTAAATTGAAATGGATGGTGGAAGGTGATACGTGTACTAAATACTTCTTTAATTGGGTTAAAGGCCGGGCTGGAAGAAATTGTTGA
- the LOC141608369 gene encoding uncharacterized protein LOC141608369 translates to MFHESFHAIYNPVSQIDNDTRTGVRNEFLNSFTKSVSSDDGDMLNRPFTAKEVRTAVFQMGALKSPGPDGIPAIFFQKCWYIVKKDVTKAALSVLNSGLVLTELNRTFITLVPKNDNPEGVGDYRPISLCNFFMRIVSKCIANRLGKVMRYLVGEFQNAFVPGRQISDNILLAHEALHKINTHKKGKYGRFAFKADMSKAYDRVDWDFLQAVLIKVGLPERLVRLIMNCVRTVSYQVLFNGKPLRLFNPTCGLRQGDPLSPYLFVLCMEALSCKLERAMLDGSLKEICLCREESALTHLFFADDAIFFLQDQGDSSTTLRQILEAYCQASGQVMNENKSGILFSPSTTLGSARRSIKNLKIAGNKGLGKYLGLPTEFLGSKRELFKSIIDMVMKRISSWNGIFLSQAGRLTLINFVLSNISNYFLSVFKIPVSVTNKVNSLLSHFWWAGNRLGKPIHWCSNKFLSLPKSEGGLGIRNIECVNMAMLGKLGWRIISDQDTFFIRVFRQKLLGGRFFGGVTALRSGTNLSWGARSVLQGLDFIRKHIGWKPGLDSDLNVWTTCWTNGDCPEPNVRVLDLDHVGLYNLRIKDLRLPANDAAGMSWNEPLIRTLFSEKSANHILAIHICASRVDDKLYWLHTGIGDYSVKSGYGVLFNEFMERRATTKDKTRIDAEIRHFCKKTLWHLPGPQVWKILVWRIITDSLSTGVNFARRNLGSGKGCHLCDFEGLETMEHLFRDCPVSRRLWASSELGIRVENGVHLSIQKWMVQWIYFLGNLDEAKSRIIRFLAMVSCIWSIRNRVLFQGVPFHPLMFFRLWSNVVDTADKALKGRNKEKECMVPGYGNDVSQKDEWLQWSWESKAVCVVGSLMLCDHVRIMVDAGWKDVATGGLGWVGLSSVGEIIFSGRKRVLVESALQAESLGIREVL, encoded by the coding sequence ATGTTTCATGAGTCTTTCCATGCCATTTATAACCCTGTGTCACAGATTGATAATGATACCAGAACTGGAGTACGAAATGAATTCCTAAACAGTTTCACAAAATCTGTTTCTAGTGATGATGGTGATATGCTGAATCGACCATTCACCGCTAAGGAAGTTAGAACCGCTGTTTTCCAAATGGGAGCTTTAAAGTCACCTGGTCCAGATGGAATTCCTGCAATTTTCTTTCAAAAGTGTTGGTACATTGTTAAGAAAGATGTTACTAAGGCGGCCTTGTCTGTCCTTAATTCGGGTTTGGTGCTAACGGAACTTAATAGGACTTTTATTACTTTGGTACCAAAAAATGATAATCCGGAAGGTGTGGGTGACTATCGTCCGATTAGCTTATGTAACTTCTTTATGAGAATTGTCTCGAAATGTATTGCAAACCGTTTGGGTAAGGTGATGCGATACTTGGTTGGAGAATTTCAAAATGCCTTTGTGCCGGGAAGACAGATTTCAGACAATATTTTACTGGCACATGAGGCGCTTCATAAAATAAACACACATAAGAAAGGAAAATATGGTCGATTTGCTTTTAAAGCTGATATGAGTAAAGCATATGACCGGGTGGATTGGGATTTTCTTCAAGCTGTCTTGATTAAGGTGGGGCTCCCTGAGCGTTTAGTGCGGTTAATTATGAATTGTGTAAGGACGGTTTCATATCAGGTTCTTTTTAATGGGAAACCGTTAAGGCTTTTTAATCCAACATGTGGCTTAAGACAAGGAGACCCTTTATCTCCTTATCTTTTTGTGCTTTGTATGGAAGCTTTATCGTGTAAATTGGAGCGTGCTATGCTTGATGGGTCGCTTAAAGAAATTTGCTTGTGCCGTGAAGAAAGCGCTTTGACTCATTTATTCTTTGCGGATGATGCTATCTTCTTTCTTCAGGATCAAGGTGACTCGTCAACTACCTTAAGACAGATTCTAGAGGCCTATTGCCAAGCATCGGGCCAGGTTATGAATGAAAATAAATCAGGTATCCTCTTTAGTCCAAGTACCACTCTTGGAAGTGCGCGTCGTAGCATTAAAAATCTCAAGATTGCCGGGAATAAAGGACTTGGAAAGTATCTTGGTCTACCCACGGAATTCCTAGGTTCGAAAAGGGAATTGTTTAAAAGCATTATTGATATGGTTATGAAGCGAATCTCTTCTTGGAACGGAATCTTCCTTTCTCAAGCTGGAAGGCTTACCCTAATTAATTTTGTCCTATCGAACATCTCgaattactttctatcggtatttaaaataccggtaagtgtgactaATAAGGTTAATTCTTTattgtcacatttttggtgggccggAAATAGATTGGGAAAACCTATCCATTGGTGCAGCAACAAATTCTTGAGCTTACCAAAAAGTGAAGGAGGACTTGGCATTAGAAACATTGAATGTGTTAATATGGCAATGTTAGGAAAGCTTGGTTGGCGGATCATTTCTGACCAGGATACCTTCTTCATACGTGTGTTCCGGCAGAAATTATTGGGTGGCCGGTTTTTTGGTGGTGTTACAGCTCTGAGGAGTGGGACTAACCTTTCATGGGGCGCCAGAAGTGTTCTACAAGGGTTAGACTTTATTAGGAAACATATAGGGTGGAAACCGGGTTTGGACTCGGATTTAAATGTGTGGACAACATGTTGGACTAATGGCGATTGTCCGGAGCCTAATGTGCGCGTTCTTGATTTAGATCATGTTGGTCTTTACAATCTGCGAATTAAGGATCTGCGGCTGCCGGCTAATGATGCTGCCGGTATGTCATGGAACGAACCTTTAATTAGGACGCTGTTTTCGGAGAAGAGTGCAAACCATATCCTTGCTATTCATATTTGTGCATCACGGGTTGATGATAAGCTTTATTGGCTGCATACTGGTATCGGGGATTATAGTGTCAAGAGTGGGTATGGGGTATTATTCAATGAGTTCATGGAACGACGAGCAACAACTAAAGATAAAACAAGGATTGATGCTGAAATAAGACACTTTTGTAAAAAAACACTGTGGCATCTACCAGGTCCACAAGTATGGAAAATCCTAGTGTGGAGAATCATTACTGATTCACTTTCGACTGGAGTTAATTTTGCAAGGCGTAACCTAGGGAGTGGAAAAGGTTGTCATCTCTGTGATTTTGAGGGGCTAGAAACTATGGAGCATCTCTTTCGCGACTGTCCTGTGTCGCGACGGCTATGGGCCTCGTCGGAATTAGGAATTCGGGTAGAGAATGGAGTACATTTAAGTATTCAAAAATGGATGGTTCAGTGGATTTACTTTTTGGGAAATTTGGATGAGGCAAAGTCGAGAATCATACGGTTCTTGGCTATGGTGTCATGCATTTGGAGTATCCGGAATAGGGTTCTCTTTCAGGGAGTACCATTCCACCCACTAATGTTCTTCAGATTATGGTCAAATGTTGTTGATACGGCGGATAAGGCTCTGAAGGGGAGGAATAAGGAGAAGGAGTGTATGGTGCCGGGGTATGGGAATGACGTCTCCCAGAAGGATGAATGGCTTCAGTGGTCGTGGGAGAGTAAAGCTGTTTGTGTGGTGGGTTCTTTAATGTTGTGCGACCATGTGCGAATCATGGTTGATGCCGGTTGGAAAGACGTCGCTACTGGGGGGCTTGGTTGGGTTGGGTTATCGTCTGTTGGGGAGATTATTTTCTCTGGAAGGAAACGAGTGCTAGTTGAGTCCGCATTGCAGGCTGAAAGTTTGGGGATTAGAGAGGTTCTTTGA